In the genome of Ananas comosus cultivar F153 linkage group 11, ASM154086v1, whole genome shotgun sequence, one region contains:
- the LOC109717746 gene encoding UPF0481 protein At3g47200-like isoform X2, protein MEKKKWSCLDYVLKLNPEKDLLDYLNAIAILENQVRNCYTDEVKMEKKLFLQMLLLDGCFILVSLYGTEGFVPPSQEVPVMSANCQDITEEDGIDKGINMGHTKNRQSMKENSMLEVESSKASSSKESTRDCKLKCKERVQSKDNSVKIGRWYTSFVAHDLLLLENQIPFYIVKRIYNFVAGREVTFPSLTDKIAKVIEGMLCYYPKAIRESDRPKDFHHLLHLCHMYFRPSQKQEEDRRFPQRNHYFHHFLQFGRKYLKLGHQLGDNKQNIPLKAHLECFQVDQQRWHRAVQYFDAGVEFKKKEFTVHNPHSLLDIKFSKGIMEIPCLSVDEHTSCLFRNFIALEQTCPQFGNDITAYIVFMSQLLSMPDDVTLIARQGIIVHHMRTDKEVAILFTKLSKDVIFDFSGNYFLKSIHEEMEAYYQSRLNRWMAWLMHNHFSNPWLGLAALAAAIMLLCTIVQTLVTVLLYMKQQEDNSSTPH, encoded by the coding sequence atggaaaagaaaaagtggAGCTGTCTAGACTATGTCCTTAAGTTGAACCCTGAAAAAGATTTGCTCGATTACCTAAATGCTATTGCAATACTAGAGAATCAGGTGAGAAACTGTTACACAGATGAAGTTAAAATGGAAAAGAAGTTATTTCTACAGATGCTCTTGCTTGACGGATGCTTCATACTAGTTTCTCTTTACGGGACAGAAGGATTCGTACCGCCCTCACAAGAAGTCCCGGTCATGAGTGCTAACTGTCAGGATATAACGGAGGAAGATGGAATAGATAAGGGAATAAATATGGGGCACACGAAGAACAGACAATCAATGAAGGAGAACTCGATGCTTGAGGTGGAATCAAGCAAGGCCTCTTCTAGCAAAGAAAGCACCCGAGATTGTAAATTGAAGTGCAAAGAACGTGTGCAATCGAAGGACAACTCTGTAAAGATTGGACGGTGGTATACTAGTTTTGTTGCACATGACCTACTCCTCTTGGAGAATCAAATTCCTTTCTACATTGTCAAGAGAATATATAACTTTGTTGCGGGTAGAGAAGTGACATTTCCGTCACTCACAGACAAAATTGCTAAAGTTATTGAAGGTATGTTGTGCTACTATCCCAAAGCAATTCGAGAATCTGACAGGCCAAAAGATTTTCACCACTTGCTTCACTTATGTCATATGTACTTCAGACCTAGTCAGAAACAAGAGGAAGATCGTCGATTTCCACAAAGGAACCATTATTTTCACCATTTTCTTCAATTTGGGCGCAAATATCTTAAACTCGGTCATCAGCTGGGAGATAACAAGCAAAACATACCACTTAAAGCGCACTTGGAGTGTTTTCAGGTTGATCAGCAACGGTGGCACCGAGCAGTGCAATACTTTGATGCCGGAGTGGAATTCAAGAAAAAAGAGTTTACAGTACATAATCCTCACTCTCTGTTGGATATAAAATTCAGCAAAGGTATAATGGAAATACCTTGTTTGTCAGTTGATGAGCACACGAGTTGTCTTTTCAGGAATTTTATTGCACTCGAGCAGACATGTCCTCAATTTGGGAATGACATTACTGCCTATATAGTTTTCATGTCTCAGCTTCTCAGCATGCCTGATGATGTCACGTTGATTGCTCGGCAAGGAATCATCGTGCACCACATGCGTACTGACAAAGAGGTAGCAATTCTGTTTACCAAACTCAGTAAAGATGTGATCTTCGACTTTAGTGGCAACTACTTTCTGAAATCAATTCATGAGGAAATGGAAGCGTACTACCAGAGTCGTCTGAATAGGTGGATGGCATGGTTGATGCACAACCACTTTAGCAACCCTTGGTTGGGCTTAGCAGCATTAGCTGCAGCCATCATGCTTTTATGCACTATCGTGCAGACACTGGTTACTGTATTATTGTACATGAAACAACAAGAAGATAATTCCAGTACTCCGCACTAG
- the LOC109717746 gene encoding UPF0481 protein At3g47200-like isoform X1 has product MSAGESSRAHVVDIDELACSMRRKLNYYCSPGETHATGASLCTIYKVPEHIREAERHAYEPIVLSIGPYHYGTPELQAMEKKKWSCLDYVLKLNPEKDLLDYLNAIAILENQVRNCYTDEVKMEKKLFLQMLLLDGCFILVSLYGTEGFVPPSQEVPVMSANCQDITEEDGIDKGINMGHTKNRQSMKENSMLEVESSKASSSKESTRDCKLKCKERVQSKDNSVKIGRWYTSFVAHDLLLLENQIPFYIVKRIYNFVAGREVTFPSLTDKIAKVIEGMLCYYPKAIRESDRPKDFHHLLHLCHMYFRPSQKQEEDRRFPQRNHYFHHFLQFGRKYLKLGHQLGDNKQNIPLKAHLECFQVDQQRWHRAVQYFDAGVEFKKKEFTVHNPHSLLDIKFSKGIMEIPCLSVDEHTSCLFRNFIALEQTCPQFGNDITAYIVFMSQLLSMPDDVTLIARQGIIVHHMRTDKEVAILFTKLSKDVIFDFSGNYFLKSIHEEMEAYYQSRLNRWMAWLMHNHFSNPWLGLAALAAAIMLLCTIVQTLVTVLLYMKQQEDNSSTPH; this is encoded by the coding sequence ATGAGTGCTGGTGAAAGCAGCAGAGCTCATGTAGTAGACATAGATGAGTTGGCGTGTTCCATGAGAAGGAAACTAAACTATTACTGTTCGCCAGGTGAGACCCATGCCACGGGAGCATCATTATGCACGATTTACAAAGTCCCAGAACACATTCGTGAAGCGGAAAGGCATGCTTATGAACCGATTGTCCTGTCAATTGGTCCATATCACTATGGTACTCCAGAGCTACAAGCcatggaaaagaaaaagtggAGCTGTCTAGACTATGTCCTTAAGTTGAACCCTGAAAAAGATTTGCTCGATTACCTAAATGCTATTGCAATACTAGAGAATCAGGTGAGAAACTGTTACACAGATGAAGTTAAAATGGAAAAGAAGTTATTTCTACAGATGCTCTTGCTTGACGGATGCTTCATACTAGTTTCTCTTTACGGGACAGAAGGATTCGTACCGCCCTCACAAGAAGTCCCGGTCATGAGTGCTAACTGTCAGGATATAACGGAGGAAGATGGAATAGATAAGGGAATAAATATGGGGCACACGAAGAACAGACAATCAATGAAGGAGAACTCGATGCTTGAGGTGGAATCAAGCAAGGCCTCTTCTAGCAAAGAAAGCACCCGAGATTGTAAATTGAAGTGCAAAGAACGTGTGCAATCGAAGGACAACTCTGTAAAGATTGGACGGTGGTATACTAGTTTTGTTGCACATGACCTACTCCTCTTGGAGAATCAAATTCCTTTCTACATTGTCAAGAGAATATATAACTTTGTTGCGGGTAGAGAAGTGACATTTCCGTCACTCACAGACAAAATTGCTAAAGTTATTGAAGGTATGTTGTGCTACTATCCCAAAGCAATTCGAGAATCTGACAGGCCAAAAGATTTTCACCACTTGCTTCACTTATGTCATATGTACTTCAGACCTAGTCAGAAACAAGAGGAAGATCGTCGATTTCCACAAAGGAACCATTATTTTCACCATTTTCTTCAATTTGGGCGCAAATATCTTAAACTCGGTCATCAGCTGGGAGATAACAAGCAAAACATACCACTTAAAGCGCACTTGGAGTGTTTTCAGGTTGATCAGCAACGGTGGCACCGAGCAGTGCAATACTTTGATGCCGGAGTGGAATTCAAGAAAAAAGAGTTTACAGTACATAATCCTCACTCTCTGTTGGATATAAAATTCAGCAAAGGTATAATGGAAATACCTTGTTTGTCAGTTGATGAGCACACGAGTTGTCTTTTCAGGAATTTTATTGCACTCGAGCAGACATGTCCTCAATTTGGGAATGACATTACTGCCTATATAGTTTTCATGTCTCAGCTTCTCAGCATGCCTGATGATGTCACGTTGATTGCTCGGCAAGGAATCATCGTGCACCACATGCGTACTGACAAAGAGGTAGCAATTCTGTTTACCAAACTCAGTAAAGATGTGATCTTCGACTTTAGTGGCAACTACTTTCTGAAATCAATTCATGAGGAAATGGAAGCGTACTACCAGAGTCGTCTGAATAGGTGGATGGCATGGTTGATGCACAACCACTTTAGCAACCCTTGGTTGGGCTTAGCAGCATTAGCTGCAGCCATCATGCTTTTATGCACTATCGTGCAGACACTGGTTACTGTATTATTGTACATGAAACAACAAGAAGATAATTCCAGTACTCCGCACTAG